From one Cynocephalus volans isolate mCynVol1 chromosome X, mCynVol1.pri, whole genome shotgun sequence genomic stretch:
- the SLC25A53 gene encoding solute carrier family 25 member 53, whose amino-acid sequence MGEQNHSPGEELQHRTQAEAPGKKSWHSQAYTLGAISNFMSTFLTFPIYKVVFRQQIHAVAVSQAVKQLWHEGPQYFYRGIYPPLLSKTLQGTLLFGTYDSLLCSLSPVGPHSLGHRWAAGLMSGVVEAVALSPFERVQNVLQDGRKQARFPSTFSILKEFNSYGLWGRLSLGYYRGFWPILVRNSLGSALYFSFKDPIQAGLAKQGLPHWVPALVSGSVNGTITCLVLYPLIVLVANMQSHIGWQSMPSLWASAQDMWDTRGRKVLLIYRGGSLVILRSSVTWGLTTAIHDFLQRKYHSRKEKKY is encoded by the coding sequence ATGGGGGAGCAGAACCACTCTCCTGGGGAAGAGCTTCAGCACAGGACACAAGCAGAGGCTCCAGGAAAGAAAAGCTGGCACTCACAGGCCTACACCCTTGGTGCCATTTCCAACTTTATGTCTACTTTTCTGACCTTTCCTATCTATAAGGTTGTGTTCCGCCAACAGATCCATGCTGTGGCAGTGTCACAGGCTGTGAAACAGCTTTGGCATGAAGGTCCTCAATACTTCTACCGGGGAATCTACCCACCTCTTCTCTCCAAGACATTGCAAGGGACTCTACTGTTTGGAACTTATGAtagcctgctctgctctctctcccctGTTGGGCCACACTCCCTGGGACATCGCTGGGCTGCGGGGCTCATGTCTGGTGTGGTGGAGGCTGTGGCACTGAGCCCCTTTGAAAGGGTGCAAAATGTGCTCCAGGATGGTCGCAAGCAAGCTCGCTTCCCCAGCACCTTCAGCATTCTCAAGGAATTCAACTCTTATGGGCTTTGGGGGCGGCTCTCGCTGGGCTACTATCGTGGTTTCTGGCCTATCCTTGTCAGGAACAGCCTGGGGAGTGCTCTATATTTCTCTTTCAAGGATCCCATCCAAGCTGGCTTGGCAAAGCAAGGCTTGCCCCATTGGGTTCCTGCCTTGGTTTCTGGTAGTGTCAATGGAACAATCACCTGCCTAGTTCTGTATCCTCTGATTGTGCTGGTTGCCAACATGCAGTCCCATATTGGCTGGCAGAGCATGCCAAGCCTGTGGGCCTCTGCCCAGGACATGTGGGACACTCGGGGCCGAAAGGTGCTCCTAATCTACCGTGGAGGCTCCCTGGTCATCCTAAGGTCCAGCGTGACATGGGGCCTCACTACTGCTATCCATGACTTCCTGCAGAGGAAGTATCATtccaggaaagagaagaaatactGA
- the ZCCHC18 gene encoding LOW QUALITY PROTEIN: zinc finger CCHC domain-containing protein 18 (The sequence of the model RefSeq protein was modified relative to this genomic sequence to represent the inferred CDS: inserted 4 bases in 3 codons; deleted 2 bases in 2 codons; substituted 2 bases at 2 genomic stop codons) yields the protein MAPGLEKRSLRGRKEYVGGRLSNSYFLSLWPAIKAESELEFCVANCRVGRPVVSGGEFIASIIACVSNSXWQNAPLPLSMLSSQGRSLGPLMANVAERNMKLFSGRVVPAQGVETFENRLIQVNEVLPDWNMSEEKKVKRLIETFRGPAQEAVHLLQAANPNLNVADFLRVIKLVFGESESSVTAHGKFFNTLQAQGEKASLYVIRLEVQLQNVIQAIIIAKKDANQTRLHQLLLNTELSKDMSFRLKDVLRVYANEQECLPSFLELIRMRREEEGXGGTFIKKKWPKKDEPIIERAASPAAFQXASSNAIHSADCNVIETDDTPDDVDEDVILVESQDHPLTSIGIPLFRXRARSQDQGLVIDSTNNSGAXSPSTSGRSGYKNDGPGTMHTARKQNFTIRCSYCGKEVHSKETCGNESNTAQVFENLIITLQQLTHTEERSKEVPGEHNDPL from the exons ATGGCTCCCGGGTTGGAGAAGCGATCGCTGCGAGGCAG GAAGGAATATGTGGGTGGGAGGTTATCCAACTCCTATTTCCTTTCGCTGTGGCCGGCCATCAAAGCTGAATCCGAACTTGAATTCTGTGTAGCTAATTGCAGAGTTGGTAGGCCGGTGGTTTCCGGGGGAGAAT TCATAGCTAGCATCATTGCATGTGTGAGTAACAGCTGATGGCAGAACGCACCCTTGCCACTTTCCATGCTGAGCTCTCAGGGGAGGAGTCTTGGTCCCTTAATGGCCAACGTGGCAGAGAGAAACATGAAGTTGTTCTCAGGGAGGGTGGTGCCAGCCCAG GGGGTAGAAACCTTTGAAAACCGGCTGATCCAAGTCAATGAGGTTCTGCCAGATTGGAATATGTCTGAGGAGAAAAAGGTCAAGCGCTTGATTGAAACCTTTAGGGGCCCTGCCCAGGAGGCCGTGCATTTGCTCCAGGCAGCTAACCCCAACCTAAATGTGGCAGAT TTTTTGAGGGTTATTAAATTGGTGTTTGGGGAGTCTGAAAGTAGTGTGACTGCTCATGGTAAATTTTTTAACACCCTGCAGGCACAAGGGGAGAAAGCCTCCCTTTATGTGATCCGTTTAGAGGTGCAGCTCCAGAATGTTATTCAGGCAATCATCATAGCCAAGAAAGATGCAAACCAGACTCGCCTGCACCAGCTCCTGTTAAACACTGAGCTGAGTAAAGACATGAGCTTCAGGCTTAAGGATGTTCTGAGGGTGTATGCAAATGAGCAGGAGTGTCTTCCCAGTTTTCTGGAGTTAATCAGGAtgagaagggaggaagagg AGGGGGgcacttttattaaaaagaagtGGCCCAAAAAAGATGAGCCAATAATAGAGAGGGCAGCCAGCCCTGCAGCATTTCA GGCCTCCAGCAATGCGATCCACAGTGCTGACTGCAATGTGATAGAGACAGATGATACCCCTGATGACGTAGATGAGGATGTGATCCTGGTGGAGTCTCAGGACCATCCACTGACATCCATAGGTATCCCTCTCTTCC TCAGGGCCAGATCTCAGGATCAAGGGCTGGTCATTGATTCCACCAACAATTCTGGGGCTTAGTCTCCTTCCACCAGTGGTAGGTCTGGGTATAAGAATGATGGTCCTGGGACTATGCATACAGCCAGGAAGCAAAATTTCACAATTCGCTGTTCATATTGTGGCAAGGAGGTCCACTCAAAAGAAACCTGTGGCAACGAGAGCAACACGGCCCAAGTTTTTGAGAATCTGATCATCACCCTGCAGCAGTTGACACATACAGAAGAAAGATCAAAAGAGGTCCCTGGAGAACACAATGACCCTCTCTGA